One window from the genome of Cricetulus griseus strain 17A/GY chromosome 2, alternate assembly CriGri-PICRH-1.0, whole genome shotgun sequence encodes:
- the Mzb1 gene encoding marginal zone B- and B1-cell-specific protein gives MRLPLSLLLVFGCKAVLGSLGDRASLSATAPVLDDEEKYASYMPAHLRCDACRAVAYQMGQHLARAEAKSPDSSDLQELSESIYTDVLDQTCSQKWQSYGVQEVNQMKRLMGPGLSKGTEPPISVMITGGPWPNRLSMTCFQYLGEFGEDQIYEAYRQGHETLEALLCGGTQGSCSPENPREEL, from the exons ATGAGGCTGCCCCTGTCATTGCTGCTAGTGTTTGGGTGCAAGGCTGTCCTGGGAAGCCTTGGGGACAGGGCTTCACTCTCAGCTACCGCTCCAGTGTTGGATGATGAAGAGAAGTACGCATCTTATATGCCTGCTCACCTGCGCTGTGATGCCTGCCGGGCCGTGGCCTACCAA ATGGGGCAACATCTGGCAAGAGCAGAGGCCAAGTCTCCAGACTCCAGTGACTTGCAAGAGCTGAGTGAGTCGATATACACAGATGTCCTGGACCAGACCTGCTCTCAGAAGTGGCAGTC CTATGGAGTTCAAGAAGTGAACCAGATGAAACGTCTCATGGGCCCAGGACTTAGCAAGGGGACAGAGCCACCCATCAGCGTGATGATTACTGGGGGTCCCTGGCCCAATAG GCTCTCCATGACATGTTTCCAGTATCTGGGAGAGTTTGGAGAAGACCAGATCTATGAAGCCTACCGCCAAGGCCATGAGACTCTGGAGGCACTGCTGTGTGGGGGCACTCAAGGGTCCTGCTCACCTGAGAACCCAAGAGAAGAGCTTTAG